A DNA window from Purpureocillium takamizusanense chromosome 9, complete sequence contains the following coding sequences:
- a CDS encoding uncharacterized protein (COG:S~EggNog:ENOG503P0GW~TransMembrane:1 (i53-77o)~MEROPS:MER0017368): protein MEMRWMRPGGRRLWPGFKEAGTSRPIALTWPNRSHNLRPALAMSRSLHIPSAAMPPIIFAGLFMTLWCWKCTMLILFQNLIIYNPYMPPNARSMLISDFARQCGGVEWREQRIESLDRIEIALCVSEMSARGAARSGSTASQTPVYILYFQGNASSLPPRLPDISWVLRRLRDGEEAVHYTTVCLSYRGFWTSHDRPSETGINKDAVAALQWISKLHRSKDAARKLPEPVVILWGQSIGCGFATNLAARSESSSTLNINALVLETPFTNTRAMLKAIYPQRWLPYQYLWPFLRTQLDSWKNLGTITRRHTRRLPEVYIVEAAKDELVPQDHGALLEERCADVGLTVHRRRVRGALHNDVSVRQEGKRALAESILLAIRSATQASKQP, encoded by the exons ATGGAGATGCGATGGATGCGTCCAGGAGGGCGTCGGCTTTGGCCAGGCTTCAAGGAAGCCGGGACTTCACGGCCCATCGCCTTGACATGGCCTAATCGATCGCACAATCTCCGTCCGGCCTTGGCTATGTCAAGATCGCTGCACATTCCCTCCGCCGCTATGCCTCCCATCATATTCGCAGGGCTGTTCATGACCCTGTGGTGCTGGAAATGCACCATGTTGATCCTGTTCCAGAACCTCATCATCTACAACCCCTACATGCCGCCCAATGCGAGGAGCATGCTCATCTCCGACTTTGCCCGGCAATGCGGCGGGGTAGAATGGCGTGAGCAGCGCATAGAGTCGTTGGACAGGATAGAGATTGCTCTCTGCGTGAGTGAGATGTCGGCCCGAGGAGCCGCCAGATCGGGTAGCACTGCATCTCAGACTCCAGTCTACATTCTCTACTTTCAAG GCAATGCCTCGTCACTGCCCCCTCGACTGCCGGATATTTCGTgggtgctgcgccgcctgagagacggcgaagaagcggtGCACTATACGACAGTTTGCCTGAGCTACCGCGGATTCTGGACCTCGCACGATCGACCTTCGGAGACGGGCATCAACAAGGATGCTGTGGCGGCGCTTCAATGGATATCGAAGCTCCATCGAAGCAAGGACGCTGCGCGCAAACTACCGGAACCGGTCGTGATACTCTGGGGACAGAGCATCGGCTGCGGCTTCGCGACCAACCTGGCCGCACGGTCAGAGTCGTCTTCAACCTTGAATATCAACGCGCTGGTGCTCGAAACACCCTTTACCAACACACGAGCgatgctcaaggccatctATCCTCAGCGGTGGCTACCATACCAATATCTGTGGCCATTTCTTCGCACCCAGCTGGACTCGTGGAAGAACCTTGGCACGATAACTCGCAGACACACGCGTCGCCTGCCCGAGGTGTACATTGTCGAGGCAgccaaggacgagctcgTGCCACAAGATCACGGCGCCCTGCTGGAAGAGCGATGTGCAGATGTTGGACTCACGGTACACCGGCGTAGGGTGCGAGGGGCACTACACAACGATGTGTCGGTACGACAGGAGGGCAAGCGAGCATTGGCCGAGTCTATACTGTTGGCCATTCGCTCCGCCACACAGGCATCGAAGCAACCCTGA
- a CDS encoding uncharacterized protein (COG:B~EggNog:ENOG503P8N0) translates to MKPGKTSAFIGREVRVDRDEAESFEPATTSSPEPSVIVSDMVQDHYSADNKAFDGRSPSTNGQRSPEGEKWSEHESKQSKHAFRVSSRKRRETTVVPRRSTRNRSTSVTSARLPMASTRKQSKSKVPKPKSTAIRKPQRGQSKKAPSSDEWEVDKIVDDRIDADTYVHYYLVQWKGWAPRHNTWEPKRNLLQCWDVIEEYEARGRRGGVGK, encoded by the exons ATGAAACCGGGCAAGACCTCGGCTTTCATCGGCCGTGAGGTCAGGGTTGATCGCGATGAGGCCGAAAG TTTCGAGCCGGCGACCACCAGCTCTCCCGAGCCAAGCGTGATTGTGTCGGACATGGTTCAAGATCACTACAGTGCAGACAATAAAGCCTTTGACGGTCGTTCCCCCTCAACAAACGGCCAAAGAAGCCCAGAGGGCGAGAAGTGGTCAGAGCACGAGAGTAAGCAATCGAAGCATGCTTTCAGGGTCAGCAGCCGCAAACGACGAGAGACAACTGTCGTCCCTCGTCGCTCAACACGAAATCGCTCCACCAGCGTGACCTCTGCACGACTTCCAATGGCTTCCACACGCAAGCAATCCAAATCCAAAGTGCCAAAGCCCAAGAGCACTGCCATCCGCAAACCTCAAAGAGGGCAGTCAAAGAAGGCTCCATCCAGCGACGAGTGGGAGGTGGACAAAATTGTTGATGATcgcatcgacgccgacacctACGTGCATTATTATCTGGTGCAGTGGAAGGGCTGGGCACCGCGCCACAATACCTGGGAGCCGAAACGAAACCTGCTGCAATGCTGGGACGTGATCGAGGAGTACGAggcccgggggcggcgtggagGGGTTGGCAAGTGA
- a CDS encoding uncharacterized protein (EggNog:ENOG503P54W~COG:G): MLEPTPMEWITVKTTLPAVPYPLLDGRPDIRTERLILRRTLESDLDGWHALRVQPEVMQWTSQGHPDPDVAWSREQMKKRLAPQGDAKYEFVICIAETGEMIGTGGCHMVVGELGWPVIGYMLRKEFWGKGYATELVRGFLEAWWALPRAEVELKVEKSSVSWRAGPDDNDNDNDNDDGGLVDECIVAVTLDSNTASQNVLRKCNLDLVKVWEEDDIRDPTQRAVLYAFAGRNPAAS; encoded by the coding sequence ATGCTCGAGCCAACGCCGATGGAATGGATCACGGTCAAGACGACCCTCCCCGCGGTGCCATACCCGCTGCTAGACGGCCGGCCAGACATCCGGACGGAGCGGCTCATTCTGCGGCGGACGCTGGAGAGCGACCTCGACGGGTGGCACGCGCTGCGGGTGCAGCCCGAGGTGATGCAGTGGACCTCGCAGGGGCACCCGGACCCGGACGTGGCGTGGTCGCGCGAGCAGATGAAGAAGCGGCTCGCGCCGCAGGGCGACGCCAAGTACGAGTTCGTCATCTGCATCGCCGAGACTGGCGAGATGATCGGCACGGGCGGCTGCCACATGGTCGTCGGGGAGCTCGGCTGGCCCGTCATCGGGTACATGCTGCGCAAGGAGTTTTGGGGCAAGGGCTACGCGACGGAGCTGGTCAGGGGCTTCCTCGAGGCGTGGTGGGCGCTGCCCCGGGCAGAGGTCGAGCTCAAGGTGGAAAAGAGCAGCGTCTCctggcgggccgggccagacgacaacgacaacgacaacgacaacgatgacggcgggctcgtcgacgagtgCATCGTGGCCGTGACGCTCGACTCCAACACCGCCAGCCAAAACGTGCTGCGCAAGTGcaacctcgacctcgtcaaggtctgggaggaggacgacatTCGCGACCCGACGCAGAGGGCGGTCCTGTACGCCTTTGCCGGGCGCAACCCAGCCGCGAGCTGA
- a CDS encoding uncharacterized protein (COG:S~EggNog:ENOG503NXZ7): MFSKRFETSNRSFSKSHKLSKSSSSFSRESGVSKRRHESRHRRPGTASTTTATDGIGTSTTSSPVVTLVIGAEQRLFAAHEEVLCASPFFFNALRNGYMDPSAKRIALADEEPEIFSSVLEFLYKGDYYPRLLHNKRRNSWELEPTAGDGRSESIVYHRGIDGDLLKDTVIYCAAEKYGLEELKKLALRKQGLQSGIQCSTILASARYAYANTPDNDSKLRAHYLALIIRSRSTFKRSGTMQLEMFNGGTPLFFDLFVALCNHVDDISSAQSTPRSNRHY; encoded by the exons ATGTTCAGCAAACGGTTCGAGACCTCCAACAGGAGCTTCTCCAAGAGCCACAAGCTCTCCAAGTCGAGTTCGTCCTTTAGCAGGGAGAGCGGCGTGTCCAAGCGGCGACATGAGTCTCGCCACCGCAGGCCAGGAACGGCCTCAACCACGACAGCCaccgacggcatcggcacgTCCAC cacatcCTCTCCAGTCGTGACCCTCGTCATCGGGGCCGAGCAGCGACTGTTTGCCGCGCACGAAGAGGTGCTGTGTGCAAgtcccttcttcttcaacgCCCTCCGAAACGGGTACATGGACCCGTCGGCGAAACGcatcgccctggccgacgaggagccggAAATCTTCAGCTCCGTGCTCGAGTTTCTGTACAAGGGCGACTACTACCCGCGCCTGCTGCACAACAAGCGTCGGAACTCGTGGGAGCTGGAGCccaccgccggcgacgggaggTCCGAGAGCATCGTCTACCACCGaggcatcgacggcgacctgctcAAGGACACTGTCATATACTGCGCAGCAGAAAAGTAcgggctcgaggagctgAAGAAGTTGGCGCTGCGTAAGCAAGGCCTCC AATCGGGCATTCAGTGCAGCACCATCCTGGCGTCCGCACGATACGCATACGCCAACACGCCAGACAACGACTCCAAGCTTCGTGCACATTATCTCGCTCTGATTATTCGTTCACGCAGCACGTTCaagcgcagcggcaccaTGCAGCTTGAGATGTTCAACGGCGGCACGCCGCTGTTCTTTGACCTCTTTGTGGCCTTGTGCaaccacgtcgacgacatctcgTCCGCACA AAGCACCCCACGATCTAACCGCCACTACTGA
- the RPL20B gene encoding 60S ribosomal protein L20B (COG:J~EggNog:ENOG503NUZ6), with protein sequence MGRLQEYEVIGRHLPTEANPTPDMYRMTIFAPNETVAKSRFWYFLRGLRKVKKATGEIVSVKAQHEKHPQKVKNFGIWLRYDSRSGTHNMYKEYREMSRVDAVEALYSDMAARHRARFRSIHILRVVELEKTEDVKRPYIRQLVTKNLKFPLPHRVTKAASTKLFSAQRPSTFA encoded by the exons ATGG GTCGTCTTCAGGAATACGAGGTCATCGGGCGCCATTTGCCCACTGAGGCCAACCCTACCCCGGACATGTACCGGATGACCATCTTCGCCCCCAACGAGACGGTTGCCAAGTCCCGATTCTGGTACTTCCTTCGCGGTCTCCGCAAGGTCAAGAAGGCCACCGGCGAGATCGTCTCCGTCAAGGCCCAGCACGAGAAGCACCCCCAGAAGGTCAAGAACTTTGGCATCTGGCTGCGCTACGACTCGCGCTCCGGCACCCACAACATGTACAAGGAGTACCGCGAGATGTCCCGCGTCGACGCTGTCGAGGCTCTGTACTCCGACATGGCTGCCCGCCACCGCGCTCGCTTCAGGTCGATCCAC ATTCTCCGCGTTGTTGAGCTCGAGAAGACCGAGGACGTCAAGCGCCCCTACATCAGGCAGCTCGTCACCAAGAACCTCAAGTTCCCTCTTCCCCACCGTGTCACCAAGGCCGCCAGCACGAAGCTGTTCAGCGCGCAGCGACCCTCCACGTTCGCTTAG
- the CSN12 gene encoding COP9 signalosome (CSN) subunit (EggNog:ENOG503NY0K~COG:D): MNELFEQFAEAQTVRNGYLLAQTLSPVAPPDDAHRLRKIWQSTNSHSVKGDIKHFIKTQSSYRVNLDVDEINGWVEVYAAYWNAIGEILAGESGKSTWTKVYESWKELTSMLIRGYNNFGFEAWTIPSLYLVGKYLRLFAIKSDDERSRSSADPTTAASLMQDDFDPESEKQAQLRDCEQHLKRIFTLCLNDRAPIGESRKWGIYFVINLLFKTYFKLNSASLSRTILKTLAVYNDKGDMPSLESFPKAQRVTFKYYEGVLFFLEENYVQAEKHLVQAWNLCHKDAKANLERILTYLIPCRLLTSHVLPTKKLLEPFPRLQDLFLPLAQCIRQGDLRQFDIALQHGEDVFVRRRIYLTLERCRDIALRNLLRKVFIAGGFDEAKDGDTAPPVRRTRVPVAEFRAAICMGSGGETVDTDEVECLLANMIYKDLMKGYIARERGIVVLSKKGAFPGTGV; this comes from the exons ATGAACGAGCTATTTGAGCAgttcgccgaggcgcagacCGTTAGAAACGGATATCTGCTCGCGCAGACACTGTCGCCAGTTGCGCCACCAGATGACGCTCATAGGCTGAGAAAAATCTGGCAAAGCACCAACTCCCACAGCGTAAAGGGGGACATCAAGCATTTTATAAAGACGCAATCTTCATATCGGGTGAACCTCGATGTCGACGAGATTAACGGCTGGGTGGAGGTGTATGCAGCTTATTGGAATGCCATCGGTGAGATCCTCGCGGGCGAGAGCGGGAAG TCCACGTGGACCAAGGTATACGAGTCATGGAAAGAGCTCACGTCCATGCTGATACGAGGATACAACAACTTTGGCTTCGAGGCATGGACAATTCCAAGTCTCTATCTCGTTGGCAAGTATCTTCGGCTTTTTGCCATCAAGTCCGACGACGAACGCAGCCGCAGTTCCGCCGATCCAACCACCGCCGCTTCTCTCATGCAAGATGACTTCGATCCAGAGTCTGAGAAGCAAGCGCAGCTGAGAGATTGCGAACAGCACTTGAAGCGCATCTTCACATTGTGTTTGAACGATAG AGCCCCCATCGGAGAATCGCGGAAATGGGGCATATACTTTGTCATTAACCTGCTCTTCAAGACGTACTTCAAGTTAAACTCGGCCTCCCTTTCGCGGACAATTTTGAAAACCCTGGCCGTTTACAACGACAAAGGAGACATGCCGTCCCTAGAGTCTTTCCCGAAGGCTCAGAGAGTGACTTTCAAGTATTATGAGGGAGTGCTATTTTTTCTTGAGGAGAACTACGTTCAG gccgagaaACACCTTGTGCAGGCGTGGAACCTTTGCCATAAGGATGCAAAAGCGAACTTAGA ACGCATCTTGACTTATCTCATCCCGTGCCGGCTGCTCACCAGCCATGTTCTCCCGACGAAGAAACTGTTAGAGCCTTTCCCGCGGCTCCAGGACCTGTTCTTGCCCCTTGCACAATGCATTCGACAGGGGGACTTGCGGCAGTTCGATATTGCGCTGCAACACGGCGAAGACGTCTTTGTCAGGAGACGCATTTACCTGACGCTTGAGCGCTGCCGCGATATTGCCTTGCGCAACCTTCTGCGCAAAGTCTTCATCGCTGGGGGCTTCGACGAAGCCAAAGATGGAGACACAGCGCCGCCGGTTCGGCGGACAAGAGTGCCTGTAGCAGAGTTTCGCGCCGCGATCTGCATGGGAAGTGGCGGAGAGACTGTGGACACAGATGAGGTGGAGTGTCTTTTGGCCAACATGATTTACAAG GACTTGATGAAAGGCTATATTGCCCGCGaacgcggcatcgtcgtgctTTCCAAGAAGGGCGCTTTCCCTGGCACGGGGGTTTGA
- a CDS encoding uncharacterized protein (EggNog:ENOG503NY0N~COG:T) codes for MAGQATSGPAKLKAVKELVNKLTEDLDSITLLPPERDEALEQLKIYGRDPRDADPIFTQHGITMLLKHAFYSPSTSTSKAALRVLANAMLLKPETRQIFVEQGFAERACKELKVDNWDNEFLVSRVLFLATYGTKLSLVDLIEQHGLADSIIDNLNRHVKVLSNKPKTKIDSMEEMALGETLKLMFNVSHFCKEKASLFTSAVPHIVALLWKRDVPKEKQLEPPFGPLVNALLNLDLKADKSQTALYPKTEPTRVCARLVALLDGSIRSYPDSELETVVTPLVSLISKIYGGAPDPVQQYLRDSLLPTAKDREAVLGRGETLSAKLLTNSTNPMAPALREAISHLLFDLSSRDASKFVENVGYGFASGFLFQNNVPVPASASEAFSTGDSRGAQKTVNPITGQFHDKEKHVEGPEMTQEEKEREAERLFVLFERLKRAGINVQNPVEAAVQEGRYRELGDDEVEELD; via the exons ATGGCAGGCCAAGCAACGTCAGGACCGG CAAAGCTCAAAGCCGTAAAGGAGCTCGTGAATAAGCTCACGGAGGATCTTGACAGCATCACGTTGCTTCCGCCAG AACGCGACGAGGCACTCGAGCAGCTGAAAATATACGGTCGCGACCCCCGGGACGCCGATCCCATCTTCACCCAGCAT GGAATCACAATGCTCCTCAAGCACGCGTTCTATAGCCCGTCAACAAGTACCTCCAAAGCGGCTCTGAGGGTCTTGGCCAACGCCATGCTTCTGAAGCCCGAGACGAGGCAGATCTTTGTGGAGCAGGGTTTCGCCGAAAGAGCCTGCAAGGAACTCAAAGTAGACAACTGGGACAATGAGTTTCTCGTATCTCGAGTCCTTTTTCTTGCTACGTACGGCACGAAACTGAGCCTTGTCGACCTCATCGAGCAGCACGGCCTTGCCGACAGCATCATCGACAATCTGAACCGCCACGTCAAAGTCTTATCAAACAAGCCGAAAACTAAGATTGATTCAATGGAGGAAATGGCCCTTGGAGAGACCTTGAAGCTCATGTTCAACGTGTCTCACTTTTGCAAGGAAAAGGCGTCCCTTTTCACTTCGGCCGTCCCTCACATTGTGGCGCTTTTGTGGAAACGAGATGTACCAAAGGAGAAGCAGCTTGAGCCGCCCTTCGGACCCCTAGTCAACGCCCTGCTCAATCTCGACCTAAAAGCCGACAAGAGTCAAACAGCACTGTACCCAAAGACGGAGCCGACCAGAGTGTGTGCCAGGCTGGTGGCTCTGCTGGACGGGTCGATAAGGTCTTACCCAGACAGCGAGCTCGAAACGGTGGTAACACCTCTGGTCAGCTTGATCAGCAAAATATACGGTGGCGCGCCAGACCCCGTGCAGCAATACTTGCGGGACAGCCTTCTTCCGACAGCAAAGGATCGAGAAGCTGTACTTGGCCGTGGCGAAACGCTGTCGGCCAAGCTGCTCACGAACTCGACAAACccaatggcgccggcgcttcGCGAGGCCATCTCTCACCTCCTCTTTGACCTTTCAAGCAGGGACGCGTCCAAATTCGTCGAAAACGTCGGTTATGGCTTCGCATCCGGGTTCCTTTTCCAGAATAACGTGCCCGTGCCAGCATCCGCGTCGGAGGCGTTCAGCACGGGAGACTCACGTGGGGCGCAGAAAACAGTGAACCCGATAACGGGGCAATTCCacgacaaggagaagcacGTGGAAGGGCCAGAAATGACCCaagaggagaaggagcgAGAAGCGGAGCGGCTGTTTGTGCTTTTCGAACG GTTGAAGCGGGCAGGGATCAACGTTCAGAATCcagtcgaggcggccgttcAAGAAGGCCGTTATCGGGAGCTGGGTGATGATGAAGTAGAGGAGCTCGATTGA
- a CDS encoding uncharacterized protein (COG:S~TransMembrane:4 (i7-31o51-73i85-105o138-156i)~EggNog:ENOG503PPSM) codes for MQFSGPTLVAVATGIVGSAWASGVITSLTLISIPSAKAVPEKAVAFWADLFARGAALMPKAGATVALAYAYVAYDVRCAGGQWQLFAAAAASVMGIVPFTLLVMADTNDKLHKLHKDGTSGSEHHAKELLDRWGTMNFVRGLMPLAGSILGFKAYLDNSHW; via the exons ATGCAGTTCTCAGGGCCcaccctcgtcgctgtcgccaCAGGCATCGTGGGATCCGCCTGGGCATCAG GCGTCATCACGAGTCTCACACTCATTTCAATCCCATCTGCAAAAGCAGTGCCTGAAAAGGCCGTGGCTTTCTGGGCCGACTTGTTCGCCCGTGGTGCCGCTCTCATGCCAAAGGCTGGAGCCACCGTTGCCTTGGCCTATGCGTACGTCGCCTACGATGTACGttgcgcgggcgggcagtgGCAGCTGTTcgcagctgcggccgcgAGTGTCATGGGCATCGTGCCATTTACCTtgctcgtcatggccgaCACCAACGACAAGCTGCACAAGTTACACAAGGATGGAACTTCGGGATCAGAACACCACGCGAAGGAGTTGCTTGACCGATGGGGCACCATGAACTTTGTGCGCGGTCTCATGCCCCTTGCTGGTTCTATTCTGGGTTTCAAGGCGTATCTTGACAACTCGCATTGGTAG
- a CDS encoding uncharacterized protein (EggNog:ENOG503NY0N~COG:T), which produces MLLKHAFYSPSTSTSKAALRVLANAMLLKPETRQIFVEQGFAERACKELKVDNWDNEFLVSRVLFLATYGTKLSLVDLIEQHGLADSIIDNLNRHVKVLSNKPKTKIDSMEEMALGETLKLMFNVSHFCKEKASLFTSAVPHIVALLWKRDVPKEKQLEPPFGPLVNALLNLDLKADKSQTALYPKTEPTRVCARLVALLDGSIRSYPDSELETVVTPLVSLISKIYGGAPDPVQQYLRDSLLPTAKDREAVLGRGETLSAKLLTNSTNPMAPALREAISHLLFDLSSRDASKFVENVGYGFASGFLFQNNVPVPASASEAFSTGDSRGAQKTVNPITGQFHDKEKHVEGPEMTQEEKEREAERLFVLFERLKRAGINVQNPVEAAVQEGRYRELGDDEVEELD; this is translated from the exons ATGCTCCTCAAGCACGCGTTCTATAGCCCGTCAACAAGTACCTCCAAAGCGGCTCTGAGGGTCTTGGCCAACGCCATGCTTCTGAAGCCCGAGACGAGGCAGATCTTTGTGGAGCAGGGTTTCGCCGAAAGAGCCTGCAAGGAACTCAAAGTAGACAACTGGGACAATGAGTTTCTCGTATCTCGAGTCCTTTTTCTTGCTACGTACGGCACGAAACTGAGCCTTGTCGACCTCATCGAGCAGCACGGCCTTGCCGACAGCATCATCGACAATCTGAACCGCCACGTCAAAGTCTTATCAAACAAGCCGAAAACTAAGATTGATTCAATGGAGGAAATGGCCCTTGGAGAGACCTTGAAGCTCATGTTCAACGTGTCTCACTTTTGCAAGGAAAAGGCGTCCCTTTTCACTTCGGCCGTCCCTCACATTGTGGCGCTTTTGTGGAAACGAGATGTACCAAAGGAGAAGCAGCTTGAGCCGCCCTTCGGACCCCTAGTCAACGCCCTGCTCAATCTCGACCTAAAAGCCGACAAGAGTCAAACAGCACTGTACCCAAAGACGGAGCCGACCAGAGTGTGTGCCAGGCTGGTGGCTCTGCTGGACGGGTCGATAAGGTCTTACCCAGACAGCGAGCTCGAAACGGTGGTAACACCTCTGGTCAGCTTGATCAGCAAAATATACGGTGGCGCGCCAGACCCCGTGCAGCAATACTTGCGGGACAGCCTTCTTCCGACAGCAAAGGATCGAGAAGCTGTACTTGGCCGTGGCGAAACGCTGTCGGCCAAGCTGCTCACGAACTCGACAAACccaatggcgccggcgcttcGCGAGGCCATCTCTCACCTCCTCTTTGACCTTTCAAGCAGGGACGCGTCCAAATTCGTCGAAAACGTCGGTTATGGCTTCGCATCCGGGTTCCTTTTCCAGAATAACGTGCCCGTGCCAGCATCCGCGTCGGAGGCGTTCAGCACGGGAGACTCACGTGGGGCGCAGAAAACAGTGAACCCGATAACGGGGCAATTCCacgacaaggagaagcacGTGGAAGGGCCAGAAATGACCCaagaggagaaggagcgAGAAGCGGAGCGGCTGTTTGTGCTTTTCGAACG GTTGAAGCGGGCAGGGATCAACGTTCAGAATCcagtcgaggcggccgttcAAGAAGGCCGTTATCGGGAGCTGGGTGATGATGAAGTAGAGGAGCTCGATTGA